Within the Prevotella scopos JCM 17725 genome, the region TCTATCGTGGTACGAAGTATGAAGACTGTCTGCCAATCGGTAAGATGGAGATTGTAGACAACTTCCCTTACAAGGCACTTCGCGACTATTACCACAAGTGGTATCGCCCAGACCTGCAAGCAATCATCGTTGTGGGTGATATTGATGTAGACAAGATGGAACAGAAGATACAGTCTGTCTTCTCAGCTATTCCAATGCCTGAGAATGCTGCTCATCGTGAATACTTCCCAGTGAATGACAACGACAAGATGATTGTAGCATCATTGAAGGATTCAGAACAACCTATTATGCTCGTTACACTTTATATGAAGCGTGAGGCTACGCCTGATTCAGAGAAGTCTTCGGTAAAGTATCAGCGAGACGGATATGTTGACGACTTAGTTTCTTATATGATTGGCGAACGCCTTAACGAGATGCAGGACAAGAATCCAAAGCCTTGCTTGAGTGCTTCTGCACGTATGGGTCAGTTCTTGATCAGTCGTACAAAAGACGCCTTTGTTCTTTCCTTTGGTGCTCGTCAGGAAGATGTAAAGGGTTCTTTTGATGCTGCAGTGGGAACAATTGAGCAGATTCGCCAGCATGGGTTTACTCCTTCAGAACTCACTCGTGCCAAAGCCTTCCGCCAGAAGGTGATTGACCGTCAATACAATGAGCGCAACGATCGTCGCAATTCATATTATGTGCGTCGTGCAAAGCAGAACTTCCTCGATAATGAACCCATCACCACCGAAGCATACGACAAGCAACTCGACGACCAGTTCTTTAATGAGGTAACACTCGATGAGGTTAATGAGGCTATGCGTGAGGCTATCACTAACAAGAATCAAGTGCTTGTTGTCTATGCACCAGACAAAGCAGGCGTAAATGTTCCCTCAGATGCGCAGTTTGAGCAGATGGTTCTCGATGCACAGGCAAAGACCTATCCTAAGTATGTAGAGAAGAAGTTGGACGATAAGCTGATTGAGACACTTCCTAAGAAGGGACGTATCAAGAGTGAGAAAGAAGGTTTGCATGGAACAACAGAAATCACGCTGAGCAATGGTGTGAAGGTATATTTCAAGAAGACTGACTATCAGAAGGATGCTGTGACACTGAACTTCTTTGCAGAAGGTGGTTCTTCCCTCTATCCTGTCAAGGATTTGATTAACACACAGTTTATCTCAGCAGCTGTAAAAGAAGGTGGTGTAGGACGTTTCAGTGCAACAGAACTCAACAAGTTCTTAGCAGGTAAAACCATTCGCATCAATGCTGGTGTAGGTGATGAAACACAGTCTATCAGCGGTAACTCGTCTATCAAAGACATCCGCACACTCTTTGAACTTACTTACTTGTATTTTACGAACTTACGTCGTGATGATCAGGCTTTCCAGTCAGAGCTCAACCGCATGCGCTCTTTCCTCACCAACCGTGAAGCAAGTCCTAACGTTAGCTACAACGACTCTATCGCTGCCATCGTTTATGGTAATTCTCCACGTGTACAACCACTCAAGGCTGCATCACTTGACAAGGTAAGCTATGACCGTGTTCTCGAGATTTATAAGGAGCGCTTCAGCAATGCTTCTAACTTCAAGATGATTATCATGGGTAACATTGACATCTCTCAGTTGCGCCCTCTCTTAGAGCAGTACATTGCTTCTCTACCATCAACAGGCAAAAAGGAAACCTTTGCGAAGACTTATCCTGACGTGCGCAACTGCAACGAAACCCACCGCTTTGAAAAGAAGATGAAGACCCCATTGGCACGTGTAACCGTCTTCTATACATGGGACGAACCTTATACAGCGAAGTCTGATTTGGAACTCGACGTCTTCAAACGTGTATTGTCTATCGCCTATACCGACTCTGTCCGTGAGGAGAAAGGTGGGGTGTATGGTGTGAAACTGCAGCAGAGTCTGAACGCAACAAGCAATCCTCACGCTCTGTTGAAGATTGCCTTTGATACCGATCCTGACAAATATAACATGGTTATGCCAATCATCACAAAGCAGATTGAGCACATTGCCAATAAGGGTCCAGAGGCAGTAAGTCTGCAGAAAGTGAAGGAATATCTCTTAAAGCAGTATGACCAGTCTTCTGTTACCAATGACTACTGGCTCTACGTGATATACAACCAGCTGCGCCATGGAGTTGACTTTGACAAGGACTACAAGACAATCGTGCGCAACATCACAGCTGCTGACATCCAGCGTATTGCCCGCAACCTTATCAAGAGCAACCGCCGAATAGAAGTGACGATGCAGTCTGAAAAGGAAATGTAAGCCGTTCTATATTATAGGTTGCACAAAGTAAACCTACTTAAAACAGCCATATCGAAGCCGGAGTGCTTTGATATGGCTGTTCTTCTTTGCTATTGGTGTTCGGGAGAATTTATCTCTGACCTTACTAATATAACGTTTACACTTTGAAAGATTTTCGATTTTCTCTTTATCTGTGTAGATTTATATTTATCTGCTACTTCGTTGTTGGTACAATACCTGCATCAGTATCAGAGTTATGAATACGTTGGTTCACCTCAGAGCCATGCTTTCCAAAATTAAGGTTGAAATGAAAGTCTATGCCAAAAACCTTACATAGATTTTTCGACCATACCATTTGATTATAAGGAGCAAGATGGGAAAGATTTTCTACAGACATTTCATAACGTGAACTGAAGATGTTCTGCAACTGGAGTTCTACACCCCATTTTTCTCTATTGTACCCAAAGACTATACTATGTGATTTCTCATCTTTGTTAAGTGTCTCGCCCCACAGGTTATGAAAACTTGTCTCAAGATTGGCGCCTACATACCAATTCTTGTACATTCCCA harbors:
- a CDS encoding M16 family metallopeptidase; protein product: MLINNRIINALVLLLLVTGAMAQNVSTDNSFRIGKLKNGMTYYIRHNAKEKGIADFYIAQRVGSILEEPNQRGLAHFLEHMAFNGSKNFKNTPSSPSIVHWCEAHGIKFGTNLNAYTSIDETVYNVSSVPVKQESTIDSTLLILHDWSHYLDLEDKEIDKERGVIHEEWRTRRAGMASQRLMEEALPIVYRGTKYEDCLPIGKMEIVDNFPYKALRDYYHKWYRPDLQAIIVVGDIDVDKMEQKIQSVFSAIPMPENAAHREYFPVNDNDKMIVASLKDSEQPIMLVTLYMKREATPDSEKSSVKYQRDGYVDDLVSYMIGERLNEMQDKNPKPCLSASARMGQFLISRTKDAFVLSFGARQEDVKGSFDAAVGTIEQIRQHGFTPSELTRAKAFRQKVIDRQYNERNDRRNSYYVRRAKQNFLDNEPITTEAYDKQLDDQFFNEVTLDEVNEAMREAITNKNQVLVVYAPDKAGVNVPSDAQFEQMVLDAQAKTYPKYVEKKLDDKLIETLPKKGRIKSEKEGLHGTTEITLSNGVKVYFKKTDYQKDAVTLNFFAEGGSSLYPVKDLINTQFISAAVKEGGVGRFSATELNKFLAGKTIRINAGVGDETQSISGNSSIKDIRTLFELTYLYFTNLRRDDQAFQSELNRMRSFLTNREASPNVSYNDSIAAIVYGNSPRVQPLKAASLDKVSYDRVLEIYKERFSNASNFKMIIMGNIDISQLRPLLEQYIASLPSTGKKETFAKTYPDVRNCNETHRFEKKMKTPLARVTVFYTWDEPYTAKSDLELDVFKRVLSIAYTDSVREEKGGVYGVKLQQSLNATSNPHALLKIAFDTDPDKYNMVMPIITKQIEHIANKGPEAVSLQKVKEYLLKQYDQSSVTNDYWLYVIYNQLRHGVDFDKDYKTIVRNITAADIQRIARNLIKSNRRIEVTMQSEKEM